One genomic segment of Sorex araneus isolate mSorAra2 chromosome X, mSorAra2.pri, whole genome shotgun sequence includes these proteins:
- the LOC129399785 gene encoding uncharacterized protein CXorf49 homolog, with the protein MRSPDDVPLASVSVGPEGGQQAGASGRGPRSPPGNALGRGLGVPLGGEGESRRRGTQSLELRTEGTPAGEAVRLDRERRLHASVSNVTVIHSDDGDPQVTGAETATRSEATTVNKLFSTEVQSAAKNRPLDNSQAEASERWMGFQTGTRGAWAQRHVEVPPASIPPGKIGVAQRGQIWRVHKSSSRGRWDVPRGRQWCHSEGLFILPSDHGEKDESGEMQAVKMNVYAKEGQQASSRSTEIPRDTTRPVNFSVQKKVCFKPNASVRSPPQGSPTAVEKQSVANQAAFVRFPNVVWGRGQGKPTYSRDSATCSPPAAKPKIVIQEKNSPGDNSKLNMGRALPSWGQRVLALPSEPTTFAPISGAPMFGTTKRYFVVPPQSKQPKNICANMKKIVIREPSESEQVASEDDDSNQDPTPMGQMLATRLKLSGQSIHLAEGSSGSLGTSAHQTQGNGQATVVNQEDMMIKESPHSGEFVGFFAVAEDREEVERHITSEQAACEPGTRELQTSSSSS; encoded by the exons ATGCGTTCCCCGGATGACGTGCCGTTAGCCAGTGTAAGTGTAGGGCCTGAGGGCGGGCAGCAGGCCGGGGCGAGTGGGAGAGGTCCCAGGTCCCCTCCCGGAAATGCACTAGGCCGCGGCCTGGGGGTGCCGCTTGGCGGGGAAGGTGAGAGCAGACGCCGGGGAACCCAGAGCTTAGAGCTTCGGACAGAAGGAACGCCAGCGGGGGAAGCCGTGCGTTTGGATAGAGAACGCCGTCTTCACGCCTCAGTCAGCAACGTCACGGTCATCCACAGCGATGATGGTGACCCTCAAGTGACCGGGGCCGAGACAGCTACGAGGTCTGAGGCCACCACCGTGAACAAGCTCTTCAGCACAGAGGTCCAGAGTGCCGCCAAAAACCGTCCCTTAGACAACAGCCAGGCTGAGGCTTCCGAACGCTGGATGGGCTTTCAGACAGGGACTCGAGGCGCTTGGGCCCAGCGTCACGTAGAAGTGCCGCCGGCTTCAATACCCCCAGGAAAAATTGGTGTGGCTCAGAGAGGGCAGATCTGGAGGGTCCATAAGAGCAGCTCTAGAGGTAGGTGGGATGTGCCCAGAGGCCGACAGTGGTGCCATTCAGAAGGCCTGTTTATACTCCCATCTGATCACGGGGAAAAAGATGAGTCAGGAGAGATGCAGGCGGTGAAGATGAACGTATATGCAAAAGAGGGGCAACAGGCCAGCAGCAGGAGCACTGAGATTCCCAGAGATACAACCAGACCCGTGAATTTCAGTGTCCAGAAGAAAGTGTGCTTTAAGCCAAACGCTTCAGTGCGTTCCCCTCCCCAGGGCAGCCCTACGGCTGTAGAGAAGCAGAGTGTTGCAAATCAAGCCGCTTTTGTCAGGTTTCCTAATGTGGTTTGGGGTAGAGGGCAGGGCAAGCCCACCTACTCCAGAGATTCTGCTACATGCAGTCCACCAGCAGCCAAACCTAAGATAGTTATCCAAGAAAAGAACTCTCCTGGGGATAACTCCAAATTGAATATGGGGAGAGCCCTTCCTTCGTGGGGGCAAAGAGTTTTAGCACTCCCTTCAGAACCTACCACCTTCGCACCAATATCGGGTGCACCCATGTTTGGTACGACCAAGAGGTATTTTGTGGTGCCTCCACAAAGCAAGCAACCCAAGAACATTTGtgcaaacatgaaaaaaattgtgATCAGAGAGCCAAGTGAATCTGAGCAGGTGGCCAGTGAAGACGATGACTCAAATCAAGATCCAACCCCCATGGGCCAG atGCTAGCAACCAGACTGAAGCTATCTGGCCAGAGCATCCATCTTGCAGAGGGCAGCAGCGGCAGCCTTGGCACCAGTGCTCACCAAACTCAAGGAAATGGTCAGGCCACAGTTGTGAACCAGGAAGACATGATGATCAAAGAATCTCCTCATTCCGGtgagtttgtgggtttttttgcagTAGCAGAAGACAGGGAAGAG GTGGAACGACATATTACTAGCGAACAAGCAGCCTGTGAGCCTGGAACCCGTGAGCTGCAGACAAGCTCATCATCTTCGTGA